The stretch of DNA AGCTGCTCAAATCTGAACAGCTTACTATGTGCCTGCTCCTCACGCATTCTTCGTACCAGACGTAGCAAAATTGGGGCATGGTCTGACCACTCCCGCTCCAAATGGgtaagtttcgccctcgaaaatAAATCAAGCCAAGCCTCATTTCATAGTGCCCTATCAATCCGGCTTTGTCTATTATCATCCTCCGCTTGCCCATTGTCATAGGTGAACATATACCCCTCAAAATCAACATCCCTTAACCCACAATCGTCCACTGCCTCTCTGAAGTTATTCATTTGCCATTGAGGACGCACACCCTCTTTCATTTCTGTCATAAAAAGCACCTCATTAAAATCCCCTATACACACCCATGGACCGTCATATTGCGAACTTAGCACCCTAAGAAGCTCCCATGAAAGATGTCTCTCAGTAACATTCGGCCACCCATAAAATCCTGTTACACGCCAAGTCCCTTCTTTCCCGTTAATCTCAAAATCCATATGATGAACCGATGCTGACCGAAAATTACATTGTATATGCTTCTTCCACATGAAGGCTAGCCCCCAGACCTCCCAACACTATCCACTTCCATCCCCTCATACTCATCAAAGCTAGCCCTGACTCTCCTAAACTCTTCACCGCTTAACTTGGTCTCGGAGAGAAAGACCAACACGGGGGCCTCTTTCCGTAATAAATTACGGAGTCTACTAACTGCAGAGGGATTGCCCAACCCCCTGCAGTTGAGACTTAAAAGActcattgggcccggcggggttgagTGCCCTCAACCTCCACCTTAGATAAACTTACACCCATGATTTTTCGACATTTGGAAACACCTACCTCCCTCCCTTCGCTTTCCAGAACACTACCCCTTCTTTTCTCCCCCACATGTGCCAAATTAATCTCCCTCCCAACTGATTCACTTGTTTTTGGCTCCCTGCTTTTTCTCGTCCACTTTCTACCCTCCCCTCTCCCTTTCTCTCCCTCCACTCCCTGTGCTGCCCCCTTCTCGCCAGTCGTCTCCTCCACTTCCTGTTGTTCGGCACTTATAGCATCACCCCTACACTCCAGTTGCATCTCCTCTCTTCCCAACGAACTCCCTGTAATTTCCACACACTCCTCCAAAATTACTCCCCCTTCTCCCGTCCTTTCTTCATTTCTGTTCTTCAC from Silene latifolia isolate original U9 population chromosome 10, ASM4854445v1, whole genome shotgun sequence encodes:
- the LOC141607451 gene encoding uncharacterized protein LOC141607451, which produces MDFEINGKEGTWRVTGFYGWPNVTERHLSWELLRVLSSQYDGPWVCIGDFNEVLFMTEMKEGVRPQWQMNNFREAVDDCGLRDVDFEGYMFTYDNGQAEDDNRQSRIDRAL